One Candidatus Cardinium hertigii DNA window includes the following coding sequences:
- a CDS encoding GNAT family N-acetyltransferase encodes MIKLIINEYKRKCGDFLLRWKPESKNHKLCIETKRFIAYTLYSEENVFQMFPLSIQNLYTITFADPIVMSKYKYGLPKTVKEFETMVKEKSLCALHGDPFVAFIITDKESGNVIGYEEIDKSDTDGIGEISYIFSKQYHNGAGQAYKYVGYENVGALTWGYGAHLYRNGTFVNPSKQQFKTTVPFKGLMATVRTDNFASSKILENLGFKQMAIIKKFGHERYLFELDFNNFE; translated from the coding sequence ATGATAAAGCTCATTATAAATGAATATAAAAGAAAGTGTGGTGATTTTTTGTTACGTTGGAAGCCCGAAAGTAAAAATCATAAACTTTGTATTGAGACGAAAAGATTTATAGCCTATACCTTATATTCAGAAGAAAATGTTTTTCAAATGTTCCCCTTAAGTATACAAAATTTGTATACCATAACTTTTGCAGATCCTATAGTAATGAGCAAATATAAATATGGATTACCAAAAACAGTTAAAGAGTTTGAAACTATGGTAAAAGAAAAATCTCTTTGTGCTTTACATGGTGATCCATTTGTTGCTTTTATAATCACAGATAAAGAGTCTGGTAATGTGATAGGATACGAAGAAATCGATAAAAGCGATACAGATGGCATTGGAGAAATTTCCTATATATTTAGTAAGCAGTACCATAATGGAGCTGGGCAAGCCTATAAATACGTAGGATATGAAAATGTTGGAGCACTAACATGGGGATATGGTGCCCATTTATACAGAAACGGTACCTTTGTTAATCCATCTAAACAACAGTTTAAGACAACTGTCCCATTTAAAGGGTTAATGGCTACTGTACGAACAGATAACTTTGCTTCTTCTAAAATATTGGAAAATTTGGGCTTTAAACAAATGGCTATCATTAAGAAATTTGGACATGAAAGATATCTATTTGAATTGGATTTTAATAATTTTGAATAA
- a CDS encoding sodium:solute symporter family transporter — translation MLLSLATGLYYSKRTTSLKEYAIGHKKFTTATLVATTLATTWGGGQLVRDVEQVYDRGLYWMIFSCLSFADVLIIIPLSLRMGSFMQHFSMPESIGSVYGKYPRLITALAGIASAIAIIASQINVMSLAINRCIGTGHSAYTECITVAATLILILYSTFGGIRAVTFTDVLQFLTFSAIIPLFTWFMFRQTGKSIGEIVAFLQNYPKFQLSYAFHFDHNLLIMLSMVLGIVSSIDPTTMQRVYMASDPRQANKTFFYSGIFSFIIIGCVIAASLFVFVSMPKLAIIEVWPYIMNHLPSIFKGCVCISLLAMTMSTADSKLNTCSVMVSHDIVESIKTMKFPYFSSLRFRARLLKRLIRLVDGINPIQLARLTSMIIGLFAMVLAFYCKDLLTLLMLALALYVPIVTAPFVLALFGFRGSSQTALIGMITGIVAILAWNRWIKPITGMDGSFFCMLANGLAMLAAHYLLPQPAGTGWVPPDKTYQQWQQEKERIARRNKQERAIFFTKENLAKLKPKAITTVFVGVYLIITSLVSSCYYNGQTKAVWVSIPFCMLGVAYIGYVAFFANKIPDWAIGKYGFISVLVGFPLHLLFSCFLCQTLLVPFLLFFTHGTVLLWTLPLYWSLRVLAITAGGMLVAICYCKATVVCPSLTLLLSILGFGLLLLMISVWAKNSIVQKESRNLYFLQKQATQEAYELKKLAYSEELPIASSQSTLAQEGTILEKAIQNVTQSIAFVDSTTPFLKEDFQSILDKFAEWAYYLKQRAKRQDQLLLQPTVIPLEALIDAGEVAYQKEKGYLPGLWVEEADIMPATMLGDRAQLVQLLCMAFSYVREASASRFSPITLQLQSTQLRYKKREPLEEKESPDCITFPALALVVHTENKQIPLPILQTIYDVEGPAVTQPVVSALSPQKVNLHKEKLASIVYAHYGLLLWPHAEQLVCLLPLDVTQVREEMLALSLPREAGTQEEASITPHEKTASLAQLSAFHDWVRSFKNIDPFLIAEILLLLRRCYGFKRHASGQLFYVRAVKIAEWVATWTDGYAKLVYATLLYDLVRYTRLPLSYIKGNYKRGIYCFVENTIAIDSRKRLEESLLAIANRFKESLQKEHISVLYVKLAERLYDLKHASGYKDPAIIQAMAKESLTIDVELAQRCREPGMAILLKQAAEEVLLINKQ, via the coding sequence TTGTTACTATCATTAGCAACAGGGCTTTATTACAGTAAAAGAACCACTTCTTTAAAAGAATATGCAATAGGGCATAAAAAATTTACTACAGCTACATTAGTAGCTACTACATTAGCTACTACCTGGGGAGGGGGCCAGCTGGTACGTGATGTAGAACAGGTTTATGACCGTGGCCTTTACTGGATGATTTTCTCTTGTTTAAGTTTTGCTGATGTACTGATAATTATCCCCTTGTCTTTACGTATGGGTTCCTTTATGCAGCATTTTTCTATGCCAGAAAGCATAGGAAGTGTATATGGAAAATATCCAAGGCTTATTACTGCTTTAGCTGGTATTGCTTCTGCTATAGCAATTATTGCTAGTCAGATTAATGTAATGTCTTTGGCCATTAATAGATGTATAGGAACAGGGCATTCAGCATATACTGAATGTATTACAGTAGCTGCTACTTTGATTCTTATTCTTTATTCCACTTTTGGTGGCATTCGTGCTGTTACTTTTACAGATGTATTACAATTCCTAACGTTCTCCGCGATTATTCCTCTATTTACCTGGTTTATGTTTAGACAAACAGGGAAATCCATTGGTGAAATTGTTGCTTTTCTTCAGAATTATCCAAAATTTCAGCTAAGTTATGCATTTCATTTTGATCATAATCTTTTAATTATGTTATCGATGGTTTTAGGCATTGTTTCTTCCATAGATCCTACTACCATGCAACGCGTATACATGGCTTCTGATCCGAGGCAAGCTAATAAAACTTTCTTTTATTCTGGTATATTTAGTTTTATAATTATTGGCTGTGTTATTGCAGCTAGTTTATTTGTTTTTGTAAGTATGCCAAAACTGGCCATAATAGAAGTATGGCCTTATATCATGAATCATCTTCCCTCTATCTTCAAAGGGTGTGTTTGCATCAGTTTATTAGCTATGACTATGTCCACTGCCGATTCCAAATTGAATACTTGTTCCGTCATGGTTAGTCATGATATAGTAGAAAGCATAAAAACAATGAAGTTCCCTTATTTTTCTTCTTTACGGTTTAGAGCACGTTTACTAAAACGGTTGATTCGTTTAGTAGATGGAATAAATCCTATTCAATTGGCTAGACTTACTTCTATGATAATAGGTTTATTTGCTATGGTATTGGCTTTTTATTGCAAGGATTTGCTAACATTATTAATGCTAGCTTTAGCTTTATACGTTCCTATTGTAACAGCACCTTTCGTCTTAGCACTTTTTGGTTTTAGAGGCAGTTCCCAAACAGCATTAATAGGTATGATTACTGGTATAGTAGCTATTTTAGCTTGGAACCGATGGATTAAACCAATAACTGGTATGGATGGTTCCTTTTTTTGCATGTTAGCCAATGGTTTAGCCATGTTAGCCGCCCACTACCTATTGCCGCAACCAGCAGGAACCGGCTGGGTACCTCCTGATAAAACGTACCAACAATGGCAACAGGAAAAGGAAAGAATCGCAAGGCGTAATAAACAAGAACGTGCCATTTTTTTTACAAAAGAAAACTTAGCCAAGCTGAAACCCAAGGCCATTACAACTGTATTTGTAGGGGTTTATCTTATTATAACTAGCTTAGTTAGCAGCTGTTATTACAACGGGCAAACAAAGGCAGTATGGGTATCTATTCCCTTTTGTATGCTAGGGGTTGCTTATATAGGCTATGTAGCCTTCTTTGCTAACAAAATCCCAGATTGGGCAATAGGCAAATATGGGTTTATAAGTGTATTAGTTGGATTCCCGCTCCATCTTCTCTTTAGCTGCTTCCTATGCCAAACACTTTTAGTCCCCTTCCTTTTATTTTTTACCCATGGAACAGTTCTATTGTGGACACTTCCGTTGTATTGGAGCCTAAGAGTGCTAGCTATTACGGCAGGGGGTATGCTAGTAGCTATTTGTTATTGTAAAGCAACGGTAGTATGCCCTTCCCTCACACTATTATTGTCTATACTAGGGTTTGGCTTACTGCTTTTAATGATCAGTGTTTGGGCAAAAAATAGTATTGTACAAAAGGAATCCCGTAATCTTTATTTCCTGCAGAAACAAGCTACACAAGAAGCCTATGAACTAAAAAAATTAGCCTATAGTGAAGAACTGCCTATTGCTTCTTCCCAAAGCACCTTAGCCCAAGAGGGAACTATTTTAGAAAAAGCCATCCAAAATGTTACGCAATCTATTGCCTTTGTAGATAGTACCACTCCCTTCCTTAAGGAAGACTTCCAAAGCATCCTAGATAAATTTGCAGAATGGGCCTACTATTTAAAGCAGCGGGCTAAACGCCAGGACCAGCTCCTTTTACAACCAACGGTTATCCCATTAGAAGCGCTTATCGATGCAGGAGAGGTAGCCTACCAAAAAGAAAAAGGCTACTTACCTGGTTTATGGGTAGAAGAAGCCGACATTATGCCCGCTACGATGCTAGGCGATAGGGCGCAGTTGGTACAACTCCTATGCATGGCGTTTAGCTATGTAAGGGAAGCCAGTGCTTCCCGCTTCTCCCCTATTACGTTACAGCTGCAGTCTACCCAACTGCGCTACAAAAAAAGAGAACCGCTTGAAGAAAAAGAATCCCCTGATTGTATTACTTTCCCTGCATTGGCGTTGGTAGTACATACAGAAAATAAACAGATCCCCCTGCCTATCTTACAAACCATATATGACGTGGAAGGTCCTGCCGTTACCCAACCGGTGGTTTCTGCCCTATCTCCGCAAAAGGTAAACCTACACAAAGAAAAGTTAGCATCGATTGTGTATGCGCACTATGGGCTTTTGCTATGGCCCCATGCAGAGCAGCTGGTCTGCCTACTCCCCCTAGATGTAACCCAAGTAAGAGAGGAGATGCTAGCACTTTCCTTGCCGAGGGAAGCGGGTACGCAGGAGGAAGCCTCTATTACGCCCCATGAAAAGACCGCATCGCTCGCACAACTGTCCGCTTTTCATGATTGGGTGCGTTCCTTTAAAAATATAGATCCTTTTCTTATTGCAGAGATACTGCTCTTATTGCGGCGCTGCTATGGGTTTAAACGGCATGCATCGGGTCAGCTTTTTTATGTACGGGCCGTAAAGATTGCCGAGTGGGTAGCTACTTGGACAGATGGTTATGCTAAACTGGTTTATGCGACGCTGCTGTATGATTTGGTCCGCTATACCAGACTGCCGCTTTCCTATATCAAAGGTAATTACAAAAGGGGAATTTACTGCTTTGTAGAAAATACAATCGCTATCGATAGCCGAAAGCGTTTAGAAGAATCGCTGCTGGCTATTGCTAACCGCTTTAAGGAATCCTTGCAAAAAGAACATATTTCTGTACTCTATGTGAAGCTGGCAGAGCGGTTATATGACTTAAAGCATGCTTCCGGTTACAAAGATCCCGCCATTATACAAGCCATGGCCAAAGAAAGCTTAACCATCGATGTGGAGCTGGCCCAGCGCTGTAGAGAACCAGGTATGGCTATTCTTTTGAAGCAGGCAGCAGAGGAAGTATTGCTTATAAACAAACAATAG
- a CDS encoding Rpn family recombination-promoting nuclease/putative transposase: MKKILTDQLAAQEFLEHYLPADFKALVDLSQITIEKESFVEDNLKRKLTDLLYSVKTKNQKKAFVYVLIEAQVIPDHWMALRLWKYMLLLCERNRKNKNSLPLICPIVIYHGSKPYHAPRNIWQLFSNPEQAQKLMGEEYQLIDLQSMSDDAILQKKHLAMFEYLLKHIHKRDILKLWENVFTHCQHALLVDKEKGYICIKALVWYSDAKLPEEKQAALERVISSHLSKEETATIMRTIAQKYIEEGRQQGVMQGMEKGMEQGIMQGMEKGMEKGKMERNLEIAKAMLANGVEVSFIAQITGLDTACIASLQL; encoded by the coding sequence ATCAAAAAGATCTTAACGGATCAACTAGCTGCACAGGAATTCCTAGAACACTATTTACCAGCTGACTTTAAAGCGCTTGTTGATTTAAGTCAAATCACCATAGAAAAAGAATCTTTTGTTGAAGATAACCTTAAAAGAAAATTAACCGATCTCCTCTATTCCGTTAAAACCAAAAATCAGAAAAAAGCTTTTGTCTATGTATTAATTGAAGCACAGGTTATACCAGATCATTGGATGGCATTGCGCTTATGGAAATACATGCTTTTGTTATGTGAACGCAATAGGAAAAATAAAAACAGTTTACCTTTAATATGTCCCATTGTAATTTACCACGGCTCTAAACCATACCATGCACCCAGGAATATATGGCAATTGTTTAGCAACCCTGAACAAGCCCAAAAATTAATGGGGGAAGAGTATCAACTAATTGATTTACAAAGCATGTCAGATGATGCCATTTTACAAAAGAAACATTTGGCTATGTTTGAATACCTGCTCAAACACATCCATAAACGCGATATACTCAAATTATGGGAAAACGTATTTACACACTGCCAACACGCTCTATTAGTAGATAAAGAAAAAGGTTATATTTGTATAAAGGCTTTGGTATGGTATAGCGATGCTAAGTTACCGGAAGAAAAACAGGCGGCATTAGAACGGGTCATCTCGAGCCATTTATCTAAAGAAGAAACAGCTACGATTATGAGAACCATTGCACAAAAATACATTGAGGAAGGCAGACAGCAGGGGGTAATGCAAGGCATGGAGAAAGGTATGGAACAGGGGATAATGCAAGGTATGGAAAAAGGCATGGAAAAAGGTAAAATGGAAAGGAACCTTGAAATAGCTAAAGCCATGCTAGCGAATGGTGTTGAGGTCTCTTTTATTGCCCAAATTACTGGACTTGATACGGCTTGTATTGCTTCCCTTCAATTATAA
- a CDS encoding BON domain-containing protein: MTPLILRVAIKGKHAVVVLGGTVKTFIEKSIAENNVKNIVGVRGVVDEITVEPTTLGKRSDAEIAEAATRALKLNVMIPDESIKIVVEKGYVTLSGTVEWQYQKNTATSVVGNIWGVKAVVNTIVVKPSVGIDARNVKEQIMKEFERHARIDASRIQVEVAGNKVMLKGSVRNFDEMEEAENAAWSLQGVTEVTNALTIT; the protein is encoded by the coding sequence TTGACGCCGCTGATATTACGGGTTGCTATTAAAGGCAAGCATGCTGTTGTAGTGCTCGGTGGAACCGTCAAAACCTTTATCGAAAAATCCATTGCGGAAAATAATGTAAAAAATATAGTTGGAGTACGAGGTGTGGTAGATGAAATTACAGTAGAACCTACTACATTGGGCAAAAGAAGCGATGCAGAGATAGCTGAAGCAGCAACCAGGGCATTGAAATTAAATGTGATGATACCAGATGAATCTATTAAAATAGTAGTAGAGAAAGGTTATGTTACTTTATCTGGAACCGTGGAATGGCAGTATCAAAAGAATACGGCTACGTCAGTGGTTGGCAATATTTGGGGTGTAAAAGCAGTGGTCAATACTATCGTAGTAAAACCCAGCGTTGGTATCGATGCAAGAAATGTAAAAGAACAGATTATGAAAGAATTCGAACGACACGCCCGCATAGATGCCAGTAGAATTCAAGTCGAAGTGGCTGGTAATAAAGTAATGCTTAAAGGCAGTGTGCGTAATTTTGATGAAATGGAAGAGGCAGAAAACGCTGCTTGGTCATTACAAGGGGTTACTGAGGTAACAAATGCATTAACTATAACATAA
- a CDS encoding Hsp20/alpha crystallin family protein, with amino-acid sequence MTFHLPFVKHKSDGSNLVRRDYFHNLFNELFNNDFYTFPTSFAAGNEKSILPRTDISETDAAYCIEVELPGMQANDIELKIDNNILTIRGKKEETTEDKDKNYYMRERYYGIFQRSITLPSNISEEHIDAQFDNGILCIRIPKREAGKTKKIEIK; translated from the coding sequence ATGACATTCCATTTACCTTTTGTAAAACATAAATCAGATGGCAGCAATTTAGTTAGACGGGATTATTTTCATAATTTGTTTAATGAATTGTTTAATAATGATTTTTATACGTTTCCGACATCTTTTGCAGCTGGTAACGAAAAAAGCATATTGCCAAGAACGGATATTTCGGAGACGGATGCAGCTTATTGTATTGAAGTAGAGTTACCAGGTATGCAAGCAAATGATATAGAACTAAAAATAGATAACAATATACTAACCATCAGGGGTAAAAAAGAAGAAACAACGGAAGATAAAGACAAGAATTACTATATGCGTGAAAGATACTATGGCATATTTCAACGTTCTATAACCTTACCTAGTAATATAAGTGAGGAACACATAGATGCTCAATTTGATAATGGTATTCTGTGTATACGCATTCCCAAAAGAGAAGCGGGAAAAACAAAAAAAATTGAAATTAAATAA
- a CDS encoding DUF2188 domain-containing protein: MVVRGQSPEAKGHFFHVTHNKADNKWHVKEVKAKNFDTYDSKEEAIKRAEDQARSMDQGHVVIHREDGKFDTIENF, translated from the coding sequence ATGGTAGTACGTGGTCAATCACCAGAAGCAAAAGGTCATTTTTTTCATGTTACACACAATAAGGCAGATAATAAATGGCATGTAAAAGAGGTAAAAGCTAAAAATTTCGATACCTATGATTCTAAGGAAGAAGCCATTAAACGAGCAGAGGATCAAGCTAGAAGCATGGACCAGGGACATGTAGTGATTCATAGGGAGGATGGTAAATTTGATACCATTGAAAATTTCTAG
- a CDS encoding GNAT family N-acetyltransferase — protein MEITYTSCPSHSYVDFLTDRLNQEAHPLQAITPFAFFIKEAKHESIIAGLNGFRIFGSLYIDQLWVDPIYRSQGLGRQLMEQVELLGRKEQCSMLTVATMSFLGAQKFYEKLGYVVEFIREGYVNQSSCIYLKKKL, from the coding sequence ATGGAAATAACCTACACCTCTTGTCCAAGCCATTCATACGTTGACTTTTTAACCGATCGGCTTAATCAGGAGGCCCATCCGCTTCAAGCCATTACTCCTTTTGCCTTTTTTATAAAGGAAGCTAAGCATGAATCAATTATAGCTGGGTTAAACGGATTTCGGATATTTGGCTCGCTGTACATTGACCAATTATGGGTCGACCCTATCTATCGAAGTCAAGGGTTAGGTCGACAATTAATGGAACAAGTAGAGCTACTGGGGCGTAAAGAACAATGTAGTATGCTAACGGTTGCTACCATGAGCTTTTTAGGCGCACAAAAATTTTATGAAAAACTTGGCTATGTAGTTGAGTTTATAAGGGAGGGTTATGTCAACCAATCCAGTTGTATATATTTAAAGAAAAAATTATAA
- a CDS encoding sodium:solute symporter family transporter, translated as MEHSNIQRIYMASDVLQAQRVCRYVSIFSLIITICIILISIAAFIAAPTLPSTEIWTYITQHIPPFFKRFLAISLLAMTMLTTDSDLNACSVIVSHDIYASLQNIRRMPVIASLFLARCTTVIVGLTAMFLAFKHNNLLELLCLVIDFFVPIVTAPFLLAVYGFRGSSRTALIGMVTGIGTILAWNRWIEPITGINGLAMLAAHYLLPQPAGTGWVASDKTYQQRQQEKERIRSMYLYNSYCNGNRIHI; from the coding sequence ATGGAACACTCTAATATACAACGTATTTACATGGCTTCAGATGTGCTGCAGGCACAACGGGTTTGCCGTTATGTCAGCATTTTTAGTTTAATTATAACAATTTGTATTATTTTAATTAGCATAGCTGCTTTTATAGCTGCCCCTACTTTGCCCAGCACGGAAATCTGGACCTATATCACGCAGCATATTCCCCCCTTCTTTAAAAGATTCCTTGCCATTAGCTTATTGGCTATGACTATGTTAACTACTGATTCTGATTTGAATGCTTGTTCCGTTATAGTCAGTCACGATATATATGCAAGCTTACAAAATATAAGAAGGATGCCTGTTATAGCTTCCTTGTTCTTGGCCAGATGTACTACTGTTATAGTAGGTTTAACTGCTATGTTCTTGGCCTTTAAGCATAATAACTTATTAGAATTATTGTGTTTAGTAATTGATTTTTTTGTGCCGATTGTAACCGCTCCTTTTCTCTTGGCTGTGTATGGTTTTCGCGGAAGTTCCCGTACAGCGTTAATCGGGATGGTTACTGGTATAGGCACTATTCTAGCTTGGAATCGGTGGATTGAACCTATAACTGGTATCAATGGTTTAGCCATGTTAGCTGCCCATTACCTATTGCCGCAACCAGCAGGAACCGGATGGGTAGCTTCTGATAAAACCTACCAACAAAGGCAGCAAGAAAAGGAAAGAATCAGAAGTATGTATTTATACAATAGTTACTGTAATGGAAATCGAATACACATCTAA
- a CDS encoding GNAT family N-acetyltransferase, with protein MEIEYTSNPKHEAINYLINQLSQSVERIPFLRPFSFFIKSKDKQIKAGVNGFLVYGAIYTDQLWVSPQYRKQGLGHDLGHMVCV; from the coding sequence ATGGAAATCGAATACACATCTAATCCCAAGCATGAGGCAATTAATTACTTAATTAATCAGCTCAGTCAATCAGTAGAAAGAATTCCATTTTTGCGCCCTTTTTCCTTTTTTATAAAGAGCAAAGATAAGCAAATTAAGGCAGGTGTAAATGGATTTTTAGTATATGGTGCGATTTATACTGATCAATTGTGGGTAAGTCCTCAATACCGTAAACAAGGTTTAGGGCATGACTTGGGCCATATGGTGTGCGTTTAA